Proteins from a genomic interval of Lolium perenne isolate Kyuss_39 chromosome 1, Kyuss_2.0, whole genome shotgun sequence:
- the LOC127326156 gene encoding ALA-interacting subunit 3 isoform X2 has protein sequence MSVSGSESEASRRSSKKPKYSKFTQQELPACKPLLTPGIVIGAFSLIGIVFVPIGLASLSASQEIVELVDRYDEECVPASDKIGFIQDTKVNKACTRKITVPKPMKGPIHIYYQLENFYQNHRRYVKSRSDQQLRSKDYKDPKAVIKSCDPEATTGDGSLIVPCGLIAWSLFNDTYAFSVNKKEVQVNKKNIAWASDKNSKFGSDVFPINFQKGGLIGGGNLNDKLPLSEQEDLIVWMRTAALPTFRKLYGRIESDIMASDEITVVIQNNYNTYSFGGTKALVLSTASWIGGKNNFIGIAYVAVGGICLFLAMGFVVLYVIKPRTLGDPSDLSWNKEDAGYSH, from the exons ATGAGTGTTTCGGGATCGGAGAGTGAGGCCTCGCGGCGGTCGTCCAAGAAGCCCAAAT ATTCCAAATTCACGCAGCAGGAGCTTCCAGCATGCAAGCCACTGCTAACTCCCGGAATT GTCATCGGCGCCTTCTCGCTCATCGGCATCGTCTTCGTCCCGATAGGTCTCGCTTCGCTCTCGGCGTCACAGGAG ATCGTTGAACTGGTGGACAGATATGACGAGGAGTGTGTTCCTGCCAGTGACAAGATTGGGTTCATTCAGGACACCAAGGTCAACAAGGCGTGTACCAGAAAGATAACG GTGCCCAAGCCTATGAAAGGCCCCATACATATCTACTACCAGCTTGAGAACTTCTATCAGAACCATCGACG CTACGTGAAGAGCCGAAGTGACCAGCAGCTGCGTTCCAAGGATTACAAGGACCCTAAGGCCGTCATCAAGAGCTGCGACCCTGAAGCCACCACCGGTGATGGATCCCTAATCGTGCCGTGTGGCCTTATCGCGTGGAGTCTGTTCAATGACACCTACGCGTTCTCCGTTAACAAGAAGGAGGTTCAGGTGAACAAGAAGAACATCGCGTGGGCCAGCGACAAGAACAGCAAGTTTGGAAGTGATGTTTTCCCCATCAATTTCCAGAAAGGCGGGCTCATCGGTGGCGGCAACCTAAATGATAAGTTACCT CTGAGTGAGCAAGAAGATCTCATTGTGTGGATGAGGACCGCGGCGCTACCAACATTCAGGAAGCTCTACGGCAGGATCGAGTCCGATATCATGGCTAGTGACGAGATCACGGTGGTGATACAGAACAATTACAACACGTACAGCTTTGGGGGCACCAAGGCGCTGGTCCTCTCCACTGCCTCGTGGATCGGCGGCAAGAACAACTTCATTGGGATCGCGTATGTTGCCGTTGGTGGCATCTGCCTCTTCCTAGCCATGGGCTTCGTGGTCCTCTACGTCATCAAGCCAAG
- the LOC127326156 gene encoding ALA-interacting subunit 3 isoform X1 gives MSVSGSESEASRRSSKKPKYSKFTQQELPACKPLLTPGIVIGAFSLIGIVFVPIGLASLSASQEIVELVDRYDEECVPASDKIGFIQDTKVNKACTRKITVPKPMKGPIHIYYQLENFYQNHRRYVKSRSDQQLRSKDYKDPKAVIKSCDPEATTGDGSLIVPCGLIAWSLFNDTYAFSVNKKEVQVNKKNIAWASDKNSKFGSDVFPINFQKGGLIGGGNLNDKLPLSEQEDLIVWMRTAALPTFRKLYGRIESDIMASDEITVVIQNNYNTYSFGGTKALVLSTASWIGGKNNFIGIAYVAVGGICLFLAMGFVVLYVIKPRTLGDPSYLSWNKEDAGYSH, from the exons ATGAGTGTTTCGGGATCGGAGAGTGAGGCCTCGCGGCGGTCGTCCAAGAAGCCCAAAT ATTCCAAATTCACGCAGCAGGAGCTTCCAGCATGCAAGCCACTGCTAACTCCCGGAATT GTCATCGGCGCCTTCTCGCTCATCGGCATCGTCTTCGTCCCGATAGGTCTCGCTTCGCTCTCGGCGTCACAGGAG ATCGTTGAACTGGTGGACAGATATGACGAGGAGTGTGTTCCTGCCAGTGACAAGATTGGGTTCATTCAGGACACCAAGGTCAACAAGGCGTGTACCAGAAAGATAACG GTGCCCAAGCCTATGAAAGGCCCCATACATATCTACTACCAGCTTGAGAACTTCTATCAGAACCATCGACG CTACGTGAAGAGCCGAAGTGACCAGCAGCTGCGTTCCAAGGATTACAAGGACCCTAAGGCCGTCATCAAGAGCTGCGACCCTGAAGCCACCACCGGTGATGGATCCCTAATCGTGCCGTGTGGCCTTATCGCGTGGAGTCTGTTCAATGACACCTACGCGTTCTCCGTTAACAAGAAGGAGGTTCAGGTGAACAAGAAGAACATCGCGTGGGCCAGCGACAAGAACAGCAAGTTTGGAAGTGATGTTTTCCCCATCAATTTCCAGAAAGGCGGGCTCATCGGTGGCGGCAACCTAAATGATAAGTTACCT CTGAGTGAGCAAGAAGATCTCATTGTGTGGATGAGGACCGCGGCGCTACCAACATTCAGGAAGCTCTACGGCAGGATCGAGTCCGATATCATGGCTAGTGACGAGATCACGGTGGTGATACAGAACAATTACAACACGTACAGCTTTGGGGGCACCAAGGCGCTGGTCCTCTCCACTGCCTCGTGGATCGGCGGCAAGAACAACTTCATTGGGATCGCGTATGTTGCCGTTGGTGGCATCTGCCTCTTCCTAGCCATGGGCTTCGTGGTCCTCTACGTCATCAAGCCAAG GACCCTTGGAGACCCCTCTTACCTGTCGTGGAACAAGGAGGACGCTGGTTACTCACATTGA